One window of Papaver somniferum cultivar HN1 chromosome 9, ASM357369v1, whole genome shotgun sequence genomic DNA carries:
- the LOC113314339 gene encoding uncharacterized protein LOC113314339 isoform X3: MQNIKIPYSEGAHVVGLPLGSDVPKVIASNYKTLLCMVNGMTSIITDLTLKLDRQQKVAARHLDKMSRYRVELEGWKRTVGHGMAVLQVMMAPVSPSKKRKLSTEESGPCDTQEVCIEKPEHLPPPTSSDKPAIPALLVQESVIEEDMDESDDLPLTRAKRLRGENLPSSASLTCSNVQTEKVESVAGVVPVGESVDATMTSTSTKCQTVDSTALPISTPMEIIIPPVVESTSASGQGEDEGLKDAENLKLDDLPLSSMKRSGSENVPTSASLICSEVKTEKVESVPGALVVWEPVDATMTSTSANCQTVNCTALTNSTPADNTLPLILPTSVSSRVGDEWFEYVDNFRIPKVYADLYKKIFSKHGHMATKKVIRSNDDILLAAVISLMKIVSRMETIRGVDLGVVLLESWEGDIGDAETLQFNIEWLRKIFNTLKNSWKSSFLIDKEVESRERVLDATQVEYAGLRSRKDELETELLEVTMKIREFEGKISSEREGIQVKMAEKNTFLFEPVLGNLFNLELTN, encoded by the exons ATGCAAAATATCAAGATCCCGTACTCGGAGGGTGCCCATGTTGTTGGTCTCCCCCTTGGTTCGGATGTTCCTAAA GTGATTGCATCCAACTACAAAACCTTGTTGTGTATGGTAAATGGCATGACTTCTATCATTACTGATCTAACTCTAAAGTTAGATCGACAACAGAAGGTTGCTGCTCGCCATTTGGACAAAATGAGTCGCTACCGCGTTGAACTTGAGGGGTGGAAACGCACAGTAGGTCATGGTATGGCGGTTCTTCAGGTAATGATG GCTCCTGTTTCTCCATCCAAAAAGAGGAAGCTCAGTACAGAGGAATCTGGTCCTTGTGATACACAGGAAGTTTGTATTGAGAAACCTGAGCACCTGCCTCCACCAACATCTAGTGATAAGCCGGCCATCCCTGCTCTCCTGGTCCAGGAATCTGTCATAGAAGAGGATATGGATGAGTCAGATGACTTACCCCTTACTAGAGCGAAGCGTTTGCGAGGCGAAAATCTCCCCTCAAGTGCATCACTAACTTGTTCTAATGTGCAAACTGAGAAGGTTGAATCTGTTGCAGGGGTTGTGCCTGTTGGGGAATCTGTTGATGCTACAATGACCTCTACCTCCACCAAATGCCAGACTGTTGACTCCACAGCATTACCTATTTCGACTCCTATGGAAATCATTATTCCTCCCGTCGTAGAGTCCACAAGTGCTTCTGGTCAAGGGGAAGATGAAGGGTTAAAAGATGCGGAGAACTTGAAGTTGGATGACTTACCCCTTTCTAGTATGAAGCGTTCTGGGAGCGAAAATGTCCCCACAAGTGCATCACTAATTTGTTCTGAGGTGAAAACTGAGAAGGTTGAATCCGTTCCAGGGGCACTTGTTGTTTGGGAACCTGTTGATGCTACAATGACCTCTACCTCTGCCAATTGCCAGACTGTTAACTGCACAGCATTAACCAATTCGACTCCTGCTGATAACACTCTGCCCCTCATACTGCCTACAAGTGTTTCTAGTCGAGTGGGAGATGAATGGTTTGAATATGTGGACAATTTCAGGATCCCAAAAGTATACGCAGATTTGTATAAGAAGATCTTTAGCAAGCATGGGCATATGGCGACTAAGAAGGTCATCAGGTCCAATGATGACATACTACTTGCAGCTGTTATTAGCTTGATGAAGATTGTCTCTAGGATGGAAACTATACGGGGTGTCGATTTGGGTGTAGTGCTGCTTGAAAGTTGGGAAGGAGACATTGGAGATGCTGAGACCTTGCAATTTAATATTGAGTGGCTTCGTAAGATATTCAATACACTCAAGAACTCTTGGAAGTCGTCTTTCTTGATAGATAAAGAAGTTGAAAGCCGTGAACGAGTCTTGGATGCAACGCAGGTGGAGTATGCTGGTCTTCGTTCAAGAAAAGACGAACTTGAGACGGAACTTCTGGAGGTGACTATGAAAATTAGGGAATTTGAAGGTAAGATTTCATCTGAACGGGAAGGTATCCAAGTAAAGATGGCAGAGAAAAACACATTTTTGTTTGAGCCTGTTCTTGGGAATTTGTTTAATCTGGAGCTTACAAATTGA
- the LOC113314457 gene encoding uncharacterized protein LOC113314457 → MVNGMTSVITSLTLKLERQEKVAARYLENVNRYRLELEELKRTLDGGQEVPQTPASPSKKRKLSTVESGPCDTQAVFIEKPEHLPPPKPNYWPATAVLLVQESVIEENMEELDDLPLPRVKRSRCQDVPTSASLICSEKQTEKVDSVAGVVPVGESVDATTTSTSGNCPTADSATLCSSTPVESTSVSSPVGDEWFEYVENFKIPKVYADLYKKISSKYGHMLTKKVIKSSYAIRLVCITSLMEIASRMETVRGVDLNAVLLESWEGDIKVAETLQFSIECLREIFGRLKSSWKTSFSIDEEVESREQVLDAEQVNYVGLISRKYELEKELLDVKIDIKKSEAKISSEREAIRTKMAEKFIFLFEL, encoded by the exons ATGGTAAACGGTATGACCTCCGTCATAACCAGTCTAACTCTAAAGCTAGAACGACAAGAGAAGGTTGCTGCTCGCTATTTGGAGAATGTGAATCGCTACCGCCTTGAACTTGAGGAGTTGAAGCGCACACTAGATGGTGGTCAGGAGGTTCCTCAG ACTCCTGCTTCTCCATCAAAAAAGAGGAAGTTGAGTACGGTGGAATCTGGCCCTTGTGATACACAGGCAGTTTTTATTGAGAAACCTGAGCACCTGCCTCCACCAAAACCCAATTATTGGCCTGCCACCGCTGTTCTCCTGGTCCAGGAATCTGTTATAGAAGAGAAtatggaggagttggatgacttaccCCTTCCTAGAGTGAAACGTTCGCGATGCCAAGATGTCCCCACAAGTGCATCACTAATTTGTTCTGAGAAGCAAACTGAGAAGGTTGATTCTGTTGCAGGGGTTGTGCCTGTCGGGGAATCTGTTGATGCTACAACGACCTCTACCTCTGGCAATTGCCCAACTGCTGACTCCGCAACATTATGTAGTTCGACTCCTGTAGAATCCACTAGTGTTTCTAGTCCGGTGGGAGATGAGTGGTTCGAATATGTGGAGAATTTCAAGATCCCAAAAGTGTACGCAGATTTGTATAAGAAAATATCTAGCAAGTATGGGCATATGTTGACTAAGAAGGTTATCAAGTCCAGTTACGCTATACGACTTGTATGCATTACTAGCTTGATGGAGATTGCCTCTAGGATGGAAACTGTGCGGGGTGTTGATTTGAATGCAGTATTGCTAGAAAGTTGGGAAGGAGACATTAAAGTTGCCGAGACCTTGCAATTCAGTATTGAATGTCTTCGTGAGATCTTTGGTCGACTTAAGAGCTCTTGGAAGACGTCTTTCAGCATAGATGAAGAGGTTGAAAGCCGTGAGCAAGTATTGGATGCAGAACAGGTGAATTATGTTGGTCtgatttcaagaaaatatgaactcgAGAAGGAACTTCTAGATGTGAAGATTGACATTAAGAAATCTGAAGCAAAGATTTCATCTGAGCGAGAAGCAATTCGAACAAAGATGGCAGAGAAATTCATTTTCTTGTTTGAACTTTGA
- the LOC113314339 gene encoding uncharacterized protein LOC113314339 isoform X2, producing MRAAWPSFRPAQIMDNGDVYKNLRPLDLGALPPWDITVTLANGGMQNIKIPYSEGAHVVGLPLGSDVPKVIASNYKTLLCMVNGMTSIITDLTLKLDRQQKVAARHLDKMSRYRVELEGWKRTVGHGMAVLQAPVSPSKKRKLSTEESGPCDTQEVCIEKPEHLPPPTSSDKPAIPALLVQESVIEEDMDESDDLPLTRAKRLRGENLPSSASLTCSNVQTEKVESVAGVVPVGESVDATMTSTSTKCQTVDSTALPISTPMEIIIPPVVESTSASGQGEDEGLKDAENLKLDDLPLSSMKRSGSENVPTSASLICSEVKTEKVESVPGALVVWEPVDATMTSTSANCQTVNCTALTNSTPADNTLPLILPTSVSSRVGDEWFEYVDNFRIPKVYADLYKKIFSKHGHMATKKVIRSNDDILLAAVISLMKIVSRMETIRGVDLGVVLLESWEGDIGDAETLQFNIEWLRKIFNTLKNSWKSSFLIDKEVESRERVLDATQVEYAGLRSRKDELETELLEVTMKIREFEGKISSEREGIQVKMAEKNTFLFEPVLGNLFNLELTN from the exons ATGCGGGCTGCCTGGCCTTCATTTCGTCCTGCTCAAATTATGGATAATGGGGATGTGTACAAAAACCTCCGTCCTTTAGATCTCGGCGCATTACCTCCTTGGGACATCACCGTTACCCTTGCTAATGGTGGGATGCAAAATATCAAGATCCCGTACTCGGAGGGTGCCCATGTTGTTGGTCTCCCCCTTGGTTCGGATGTTCCTAAA GTGATTGCATCCAACTACAAAACCTTGTTGTGTATGGTAAATGGCATGACTTCTATCATTACTGATCTAACTCTAAAGTTAGATCGACAACAGAAGGTTGCTGCTCGCCATTTGGACAAAATGAGTCGCTACCGCGTTGAACTTGAGGGGTGGAAACGCACAGTAGGTCATGGTATGGCGGTTCTTCAG GCTCCTGTTTCTCCATCCAAAAAGAGGAAGCTCAGTACAGAGGAATCTGGTCCTTGTGATACACAGGAAGTTTGTATTGAGAAACCTGAGCACCTGCCTCCACCAACATCTAGTGATAAGCCGGCCATCCCTGCTCTCCTGGTCCAGGAATCTGTCATAGAAGAGGATATGGATGAGTCAGATGACTTACCCCTTACTAGAGCGAAGCGTTTGCGAGGCGAAAATCTCCCCTCAAGTGCATCACTAACTTGTTCTAATGTGCAAACTGAGAAGGTTGAATCTGTTGCAGGGGTTGTGCCTGTTGGGGAATCTGTTGATGCTACAATGACCTCTACCTCCACCAAATGCCAGACTGTTGACTCCACAGCATTACCTATTTCGACTCCTATGGAAATCATTATTCCTCCCGTCGTAGAGTCCACAAGTGCTTCTGGTCAAGGGGAAGATGAAGGGTTAAAAGATGCGGAGAACTTGAAGTTGGATGACTTACCCCTTTCTAGTATGAAGCGTTCTGGGAGCGAAAATGTCCCCACAAGTGCATCACTAATTTGTTCTGAGGTGAAAACTGAGAAGGTTGAATCCGTTCCAGGGGCACTTGTTGTTTGGGAACCTGTTGATGCTACAATGACCTCTACCTCTGCCAATTGCCAGACTGTTAACTGCACAGCATTAACCAATTCGACTCCTGCTGATAACACTCTGCCCCTCATACTGCCTACAAGTGTTTCTAGTCGAGTGGGAGATGAATGGTTTGAATATGTGGACAATTTCAGGATCCCAAAAGTATACGCAGATTTGTATAAGAAGATCTTTAGCAAGCATGGGCATATGGCGACTAAGAAGGTCATCAGGTCCAATGATGACATACTACTTGCAGCTGTTATTAGCTTGATGAAGATTGTCTCTAGGATGGAAACTATACGGGGTGTCGATTTGGGTGTAGTGCTGCTTGAAAGTTGGGAAGGAGACATTGGAGATGCTGAGACCTTGCAATTTAATATTGAGTGGCTTCGTAAGATATTCAATACACTCAAGAACTCTTGGAAGTCGTCTTTCTTGATAGATAAAGAAGTTGAAAGCCGTGAACGAGTCTTGGATGCAACGCAGGTGGAGTATGCTGGTCTTCGTTCAAGAAAAGACGAACTTGAGACGGAACTTCTGGAGGTGACTATGAAAATTAGGGAATTTGAAGGTAAGATTTCATCTGAACGGGAAGGTATCCAAGTAAAGATGGCAGAGAAAAACACATTTTTGTTTGAGCCTGTTCTTGGGAATTTGTTTAATCTGGAGCTTACAAATTGA
- the LOC113314339 gene encoding uncharacterized protein LOC113314339 isoform X1: MRAAWPSFRPAQIMDNGDVYKNLRPLDLGALPPWDITVTLANGGMQNIKIPYSEGAHVVGLPLGSDVPKVIASNYKTLLCMVNGMTSIITDLTLKLDRQQKVAARHLDKMSRYRVELEGWKRTVGHGMAVLQVMMAPVSPSKKRKLSTEESGPCDTQEVCIEKPEHLPPPTSSDKPAIPALLVQESVIEEDMDESDDLPLTRAKRLRGENLPSSASLTCSNVQTEKVESVAGVVPVGESVDATMTSTSTKCQTVDSTALPISTPMEIIIPPVVESTSASGQGEDEGLKDAENLKLDDLPLSSMKRSGSENVPTSASLICSEVKTEKVESVPGALVVWEPVDATMTSTSANCQTVNCTALTNSTPADNTLPLILPTSVSSRVGDEWFEYVDNFRIPKVYADLYKKIFSKHGHMATKKVIRSNDDILLAAVISLMKIVSRMETIRGVDLGVVLLESWEGDIGDAETLQFNIEWLRKIFNTLKNSWKSSFLIDKEVESRERVLDATQVEYAGLRSRKDELETELLEVTMKIREFEGKISSEREGIQVKMAEKNTFLFEPVLGNLFNLELTN, from the exons ATGCGGGCTGCCTGGCCTTCATTTCGTCCTGCTCAAATTATGGATAATGGGGATGTGTACAAAAACCTCCGTCCTTTAGATCTCGGCGCATTACCTCCTTGGGACATCACCGTTACCCTTGCTAATGGTGGGATGCAAAATATCAAGATCCCGTACTCGGAGGGTGCCCATGTTGTTGGTCTCCCCCTTGGTTCGGATGTTCCTAAA GTGATTGCATCCAACTACAAAACCTTGTTGTGTATGGTAAATGGCATGACTTCTATCATTACTGATCTAACTCTAAAGTTAGATCGACAACAGAAGGTTGCTGCTCGCCATTTGGACAAAATGAGTCGCTACCGCGTTGAACTTGAGGGGTGGAAACGCACAGTAGGTCATGGTATGGCGGTTCTTCAGGTAATGATG GCTCCTGTTTCTCCATCCAAAAAGAGGAAGCTCAGTACAGAGGAATCTGGTCCTTGTGATACACAGGAAGTTTGTATTGAGAAACCTGAGCACCTGCCTCCACCAACATCTAGTGATAAGCCGGCCATCCCTGCTCTCCTGGTCCAGGAATCTGTCATAGAAGAGGATATGGATGAGTCAGATGACTTACCCCTTACTAGAGCGAAGCGTTTGCGAGGCGAAAATCTCCCCTCAAGTGCATCACTAACTTGTTCTAATGTGCAAACTGAGAAGGTTGAATCTGTTGCAGGGGTTGTGCCTGTTGGGGAATCTGTTGATGCTACAATGACCTCTACCTCCACCAAATGCCAGACTGTTGACTCCACAGCATTACCTATTTCGACTCCTATGGAAATCATTATTCCTCCCGTCGTAGAGTCCACAAGTGCTTCTGGTCAAGGGGAAGATGAAGGGTTAAAAGATGCGGAGAACTTGAAGTTGGATGACTTACCCCTTTCTAGTATGAAGCGTTCTGGGAGCGAAAATGTCCCCACAAGTGCATCACTAATTTGTTCTGAGGTGAAAACTGAGAAGGTTGAATCCGTTCCAGGGGCACTTGTTGTTTGGGAACCTGTTGATGCTACAATGACCTCTACCTCTGCCAATTGCCAGACTGTTAACTGCACAGCATTAACCAATTCGACTCCTGCTGATAACACTCTGCCCCTCATACTGCCTACAAGTGTTTCTAGTCGAGTGGGAGATGAATGGTTTGAATATGTGGACAATTTCAGGATCCCAAAAGTATACGCAGATTTGTATAAGAAGATCTTTAGCAAGCATGGGCATATGGCGACTAAGAAGGTCATCAGGTCCAATGATGACATACTACTTGCAGCTGTTATTAGCTTGATGAAGATTGTCTCTAGGATGGAAACTATACGGGGTGTCGATTTGGGTGTAGTGCTGCTTGAAAGTTGGGAAGGAGACATTGGAGATGCTGAGACCTTGCAATTTAATATTGAGTGGCTTCGTAAGATATTCAATACACTCAAGAACTCTTGGAAGTCGTCTTTCTTGATAGATAAAGAAGTTGAAAGCCGTGAACGAGTCTTGGATGCAACGCAGGTGGAGTATGCTGGTCTTCGTTCAAGAAAAGACGAACTTGAGACGGAACTTCTGGAGGTGACTATGAAAATTAGGGAATTTGAAGGTAAGATTTCATCTGAACGGGAAGGTATCCAAGTAAAGATGGCAGAGAAAAACACATTTTTGTTTGAGCCTGTTCTTGGGAATTTGTTTAATCTGGAGCTTACAAATTGA
- the LOC113314339 gene encoding uncharacterized protein LOC113314339 isoform X4 — translation MQNIKIPYSEGAHVVGLPLGSDVPKVIASNYKTLLCMVNGMTSIITDLTLKLDRQQKVAARHLDKMSRYRVELEGWKRTVGHGMAVLQAPVSPSKKRKLSTEESGPCDTQEVCIEKPEHLPPPTSSDKPAIPALLVQESVIEEDMDESDDLPLTRAKRLRGENLPSSASLTCSNVQTEKVESVAGVVPVGESVDATMTSTSTKCQTVDSTALPISTPMEIIIPPVVESTSASGQGEDEGLKDAENLKLDDLPLSSMKRSGSENVPTSASLICSEVKTEKVESVPGALVVWEPVDATMTSTSANCQTVNCTALTNSTPADNTLPLILPTSVSSRVGDEWFEYVDNFRIPKVYADLYKKIFSKHGHMATKKVIRSNDDILLAAVISLMKIVSRMETIRGVDLGVVLLESWEGDIGDAETLQFNIEWLRKIFNTLKNSWKSSFLIDKEVESRERVLDATQVEYAGLRSRKDELETELLEVTMKIREFEGKISSEREGIQVKMAEKNTFLFEPVLGNLFNLELTN, via the exons ATGCAAAATATCAAGATCCCGTACTCGGAGGGTGCCCATGTTGTTGGTCTCCCCCTTGGTTCGGATGTTCCTAAA GTGATTGCATCCAACTACAAAACCTTGTTGTGTATGGTAAATGGCATGACTTCTATCATTACTGATCTAACTCTAAAGTTAGATCGACAACAGAAGGTTGCTGCTCGCCATTTGGACAAAATGAGTCGCTACCGCGTTGAACTTGAGGGGTGGAAACGCACAGTAGGTCATGGTATGGCGGTTCTTCAG GCTCCTGTTTCTCCATCCAAAAAGAGGAAGCTCAGTACAGAGGAATCTGGTCCTTGTGATACACAGGAAGTTTGTATTGAGAAACCTGAGCACCTGCCTCCACCAACATCTAGTGATAAGCCGGCCATCCCTGCTCTCCTGGTCCAGGAATCTGTCATAGAAGAGGATATGGATGAGTCAGATGACTTACCCCTTACTAGAGCGAAGCGTTTGCGAGGCGAAAATCTCCCCTCAAGTGCATCACTAACTTGTTCTAATGTGCAAACTGAGAAGGTTGAATCTGTTGCAGGGGTTGTGCCTGTTGGGGAATCTGTTGATGCTACAATGACCTCTACCTCCACCAAATGCCAGACTGTTGACTCCACAGCATTACCTATTTCGACTCCTATGGAAATCATTATTCCTCCCGTCGTAGAGTCCACAAGTGCTTCTGGTCAAGGGGAAGATGAAGGGTTAAAAGATGCGGAGAACTTGAAGTTGGATGACTTACCCCTTTCTAGTATGAAGCGTTCTGGGAGCGAAAATGTCCCCACAAGTGCATCACTAATTTGTTCTGAGGTGAAAACTGAGAAGGTTGAATCCGTTCCAGGGGCACTTGTTGTTTGGGAACCTGTTGATGCTACAATGACCTCTACCTCTGCCAATTGCCAGACTGTTAACTGCACAGCATTAACCAATTCGACTCCTGCTGATAACACTCTGCCCCTCATACTGCCTACAAGTGTTTCTAGTCGAGTGGGAGATGAATGGTTTGAATATGTGGACAATTTCAGGATCCCAAAAGTATACGCAGATTTGTATAAGAAGATCTTTAGCAAGCATGGGCATATGGCGACTAAGAAGGTCATCAGGTCCAATGATGACATACTACTTGCAGCTGTTATTAGCTTGATGAAGATTGTCTCTAGGATGGAAACTATACGGGGTGTCGATTTGGGTGTAGTGCTGCTTGAAAGTTGGGAAGGAGACATTGGAGATGCTGAGACCTTGCAATTTAATATTGAGTGGCTTCGTAAGATATTCAATACACTCAAGAACTCTTGGAAGTCGTCTTTCTTGATAGATAAAGAAGTTGAAAGCCGTGAACGAGTCTTGGATGCAACGCAGGTGGAGTATGCTGGTCTTCGTTCAAGAAAAGACGAACTTGAGACGGAACTTCTGGAGGTGACTATGAAAATTAGGGAATTTGAAGGTAAGATTTCATCTGAACGGGAAGGTATCCAAGTAAAGATGGCAGAGAAAAACACATTTTTGTTTGAGCCTGTTCTTGGGAATTTGTTTAATCTGGAGCTTACAAATTGA